A window from Symbiopectobacterium purcellii encodes these proteins:
- a CDS encoding DUF4123 domain-containing protein, with translation MTNGFTLFDISQRAAPLYAVISLLDYPELPEYWQAFQLAAAGVWRQLQFTPRAEAWQRWAPLVVQIEEGKAGETLVHWLEETAAAGHGGVTLFSGPLTLQQAAELWQQRISCLWPEGTVAIFRSDAPAVLFGWWHTLDALAQRAFLGPMTQLYLPVIDDKRCYRLLAQQDTPATVHADTFYQIQLTPEQYALLAHDNRLHRLANELFLYASTLTAFPLDIEVVKQRFLSGIVLAKQVYPLAGEAECEAWSVHRWVLGSEFYHHPAFISLTEHHTLADSLRIFKSAPEHLHCVRLHYHRPGWMRGDLPDISEVAL, from the coding sequence ATGACAAACGGCTTTACCCTGTTTGACATCAGCCAGCGTGCAGCACCCTTGTACGCCGTGATATCCCTGCTGGATTATCCGGAACTGCCCGAATATTGGCAGGCATTTCAGCTCGCTGCGGCGGGAGTTTGGCGGCAGTTGCAGTTTACGCCGCGAGCCGAAGCTTGGCAGCGCTGGGCGCCTCTGGTGGTTCAGATAGAGGAGGGCAAAGCGGGAGAGACGCTGGTGCACTGGCTGGAGGAAACCGCTGCGGCGGGGCACGGCGGGGTGACGCTGTTCAGTGGCCCATTGACGCTGCAACAGGCCGCAGAACTTTGGCAGCAGCGTATTTCCTGCCTGTGGCCGGAGGGAACAGTAGCGATTTTTCGCAGCGATGCACCCGCGGTGCTCTTCGGTTGGTGGCACACGCTGGATGCGCTGGCACAGCGGGCGTTTCTTGGCCCGATGACACAACTCTATCTCCCCGTGATTGATGATAAGCGGTGCTATCGCCTGCTGGCGCAGCAAGATACACCGGCAACCGTACACGCCGATACGTTCTACCAGATTCAACTGACGCCAGAGCAGTATGCGCTGCTCGCGCATGACAACCGCCTGCACCGTTTGGCCAATGAACTCTTCCTTTATGCGAGCACACTCACGGCGTTTCCGCTTGATATCGAGGTGGTCAAACAGCGCTTTCTCAGTGGCATTGTGCTGGCAAAACAGGTTTACCCCTTAGCGGGTGAAGCGGAGTGTGAGGCCTGGTCCGTACACCGTTGGGTATTGGGCAGCGAATTTTACCACCATCCGGCTTTTATCTCTCTCACCGAACACCACACGCTGGCAGACAGCTTGCGGATTTTTAAGTCCGCGCCTGAACACCTTCACTGTGTGCGTCTTCATTATCATCGCCCCGGTTGGATGCGGGGCGACTTACCCGACATTTCGGAGGTTGCGCTGTGA
- a CDS encoding ankyrin repeat domain-containing protein: MDASELFSPTVVAVLHSVQKGDAAGARYSLSQGTDLNVQGKEGVTPLQWLIYQTQDKRAVQQALTLGADPNFKDGAGDSAVNTLAGAKDPEWLRLMLDAGGNPNAIGRRGQPALFAAIGEDRWDNVRLLIARGADIELADEAKTTSVHYAAYLNKYQMVHWLIEQGAQVETYSATGSSLAWRVYESVSIMAQQSPEYPWLLKVQQQLRDKGVSFPPRSPAQMRAQWEKGRTP, translated from the coding sequence ATGGATGCCAGTGAACTGTTTTCCCCCACAGTAGTGGCGGTGTTGCACAGCGTTCAAAAAGGTGACGCGGCAGGCGCTCGTTATTCACTGAGTCAGGGCACCGATCTCAATGTTCAGGGCAAAGAGGGGGTGACGCCGCTGCAATGGCTCATCTACCAAACCCAGGATAAACGTGCAGTGCAACAGGCACTGACGCTGGGGGCCGATCCCAATTTCAAAGATGGCGCCGGTGATAGCGCGGTCAATACTCTTGCGGGCGCGAAAGATCCCGAATGGCTGCGCCTCATGCTGGATGCAGGTGGTAACCCGAATGCCATCGGCCGGCGTGGACAACCCGCGCTGTTTGCAGCTATCGGCGAAGATCGCTGGGACAATGTGCGACTGCTGATAGCGCGCGGTGCTGATATCGAGCTGGCTGATGAGGCGAAAACCACCAGTGTGCATTACGCCGCGTATTTGAACAAATATCAGATGGTGCACTGGCTGATTGAGCAGGGCGCGCAGGTCGAAACCTATTCCGCGACGGGAAGCAGTCTGGCATGGCGCGTGTACGAAAGTGTATCCATTATGGCGCAGCAATCACCAGAATATCCCTGGCTGCTTAAGGTGCAGCAGCAATTGCGGGATAAAGGTGTGTCCTTCCCGCCGCGCTCTCCGGCGCAGATGCGCGCACAGTGGGAAAAAGGCCGCACGCCGTAA
- a CDS encoding type VI secretion system Vgr family protein: MANSTGLQFTVTLGTLPASTFAVVDFRLDEGLNRPFSLSLSLASAQPDIDFSAVLDQPCELLVWFDGELQRRVSGIVSAFTQGDTGFRRTLYQAEVRPALWRAGLRTNARIFQSQKPDAIISTLLQETGISDFAFALRHEHAEREYCVQYRESDLAFISRLAAEEGMYFFHEYEAGKHRVVFADDAGALAKGPGLFFNLAAQGLSEGAYVRRFHYAERVSTAEVALKDYSFKTPAYGLMHNNLSRDLAHQRETYQHYDYPGRFKQDPSGKAFSAFRLDALRADAVTATGESNCAALMPGNTFTLTEHPQQALNIVWQTVSVTHVGQQPQALEEEGGGEPTTLNNVFSVAKASTTWRSNLPFKPMVDGPQIATVVGPAGEEIYCDNFGRVKLQFPWDRYGASDDQSSCWVRVSQGWAGGQYGLIAIPRIGHEVIVSFLEGDPDQPIVTGRTYHATNPTPYLLPEHKTRTTLRTDTHKGSGFNELRFEDEATREQIYLHAQKDRDTVVNNIHRQSIGRDQHLNVAQDQFQRVDRHRHRTVGQDDFEQIGQDHHQTIGRNVIQRIGQSLKRFIGAGW; the protein is encoded by the coding sequence GTGGCAAATAGCACAGGATTACAGTTCACCGTGACACTCGGCACGCTGCCAGCAAGCACGTTTGCGGTGGTGGATTTCAGGCTTGATGAGGGATTGAATCGTCCCTTTAGCTTGTCACTGAGTCTGGCCAGCGCTCAGCCAGACATTGATTTCAGCGCCGTGTTGGACCAACCCTGCGAGCTGTTGGTATGGTTCGACGGTGAACTTCAGCGTCGCGTCAGCGGTATCGTCAGTGCCTTTACCCAAGGCGATACCGGTTTTCGTCGCACCCTCTATCAGGCAGAGGTGCGTCCGGCCTTGTGGCGCGCGGGCCTGCGCACCAATGCGCGCATTTTCCAATCGCAGAAGCCGGATGCCATTATCAGCACCTTGTTGCAGGAAACGGGTATTAGTGATTTCGCTTTTGCGCTGCGCCATGAACATGCTGAGCGCGAATATTGCGTACAGTATCGTGAAAGCGATCTGGCATTTATCAGCCGTCTGGCAGCGGAAGAGGGAATGTATTTCTTCCATGAGTATGAAGCAGGCAAACATCGGGTGGTGTTCGCCGATGATGCAGGGGCGTTGGCGAAAGGCCCTGGGCTGTTTTTCAATCTGGCGGCACAGGGATTGTCAGAAGGCGCTTACGTCAGGCGTTTTCACTATGCGGAACGCGTCAGTACGGCGGAAGTTGCGCTGAAAGACTACAGCTTTAAAACCCCTGCCTATGGATTGATGCACAACAATCTGAGCCGGGATTTGGCGCATCAGCGCGAAACCTATCAGCACTATGATTATCCTGGCCGTTTTAAACAAGACCCGAGCGGAAAGGCATTTAGCGCTTTCCGGCTGGATGCGCTGCGTGCCGACGCCGTTACTGCCACCGGAGAATCCAACTGTGCGGCATTGATGCCCGGCAACACGTTTACGCTGACGGAGCATCCACAACAGGCGCTCAACATTGTGTGGCAAACGGTGTCAGTGACGCATGTTGGTCAGCAGCCTCAGGCTTTGGAAGAGGAGGGCGGGGGCGAGCCCACGACGCTAAACAACGTATTCTCTGTGGCGAAAGCCAGTACGACCTGGCGTTCAAACCTGCCGTTTAAGCCGATGGTGGACGGCCCACAGATTGCGACAGTAGTCGGTCCGGCTGGCGAGGAGATCTACTGCGATAATTTTGGCCGCGTCAAACTGCAATTCCCCTGGGATCGTTACGGCGCCAGTGATGATCAAAGCTCCTGCTGGGTGCGTGTCAGTCAGGGCTGGGCGGGCGGTCAGTATGGTTTGATTGCTATTCCGCGCATTGGGCATGAAGTGATCGTCAGTTTCCTCGAGGGCGACCCGGATCAGCCGATTGTGACGGGCAGAACCTATCATGCCACCAACCCGACGCCGTATTTGTTACCGGAACACAAGACGCGTACCACGTTGCGCACCGACACGCACAAGGGCAGCGGTTTTAACGAATTGCGTTTTGAAGATGAAGCCACGCGTGAGCAGATCTATCTGCATGCGCAGAAGGATCGCGACACGGTGGTGAACAATATTCACCGGCAAAGCATTGGACGGGATCAACACCTGAATGTGGCGCAGGACCAGTTTCAGCGCGTTGACCGCCATCGTCACCGTACTGTTGGTCAGGATGATTTCGAGCAAATCGGTCAGGACCATCACCAAACCATTGGTCGCAATGTTATCCAGCGCATCGGCCAGTCCCTGAAACGCTTTATCGGCGCGGGTTGGTGA
- a CDS encoding Hcp family type VI secretion system effector has protein sequence MPTPCYISIEGKTQGNITAGAFTSDSVGNIYVQGHEDEMLVQEFKHVVTVPTDPQSGQPSGQRVHKPFKFTVALNKAVPLMYNSLASGEMLPTVTLKWYLTSVEGKQEHFFSTVLTDATIVDINCQMPHCQDPAKLDYTQLIEVSLAYRKIDWEHTVAGTSGSDDWRAPVEA, from the coding sequence ATGCCAACTCCATGCTATATCAGCATCGAAGGAAAAACGCAGGGCAATATCACCGCAGGTGCCTTCACCTCTGATTCCGTCGGCAACATCTACGTGCAGGGCCACGAGGATGAAATGCTGGTTCAGGAATTCAAACACGTAGTCACCGTACCGACTGATCCGCAATCAGGCCAGCCTTCCGGCCAACGCGTCCACAAGCCGTTCAAATTTACCGTCGCGCTGAACAAAGCGGTCCCGTTGATGTACAACTCGCTGGCCTCCGGTGAAATGCTGCCGACCGTGACCCTGAAGTGGTACCTCACTTCCGTGGAAGGCAAGCAAGAGCACTTCTTCTCTACCGTGCTGACCGACGCCACCATCGTAGACATCAACTGCCAGATGCCGCATTGCCAGGACCCGGCAAAGCTGGACTACACCCAGCTTATCGAAGTGTCTCTGGCCTACCGCAAAATCGACTGGGAGCACACCGTTGCCGGAACTTCGGGTTCTGATGACTGGCGTGCGCCGGTCGAAGCCTAA
- a CDS encoding AraC family transcriptional regulator, with product MMWAIIGTWPWAFNAHFCWVIAYFYNHSENWVIKYGIFVMLFSYYRDGATPYEALPMTRAQNNPVFTKIITQALSYTTQHWVTPSPIAQVKILYADQPHPRVPVMYDPTIVILFQGKKIGYVGDTVFQYDAENYLLMTVPLPFECETVASAEHPLVGISIRIDPQVLQALLLDIGDDDSVIRPCSGSCGVNSVPFTEEMLCAVERLFDAMKTPRDARVLGPMIVKEITYHILCGEGGAALQALVNRHTHFSQIAKALRRIENHYADSLNVEQLAAEVNMSVSAFHHNFKAVTNTSPLQYLKSYRLHKARLMMLNDGVRAGAAAVRVGYESVSQFSREFKRYFGATPGDEVARLKVTNMAVEES from the coding sequence ATGATGTGGGCTATTATCGGCACCTGGCCGTGGGCATTCAATGCACATTTCTGTTGGGTTATTGCCTATTTCTACAATCACTCGGAGAATTGGGTGATAAAATATGGCATTTTTGTCATGTTGTTTTCCTATTATAGAGACGGTGCCACCCCGTATGAGGCCTTACCGATGACGCGTGCCCAAAACAATCCGGTGTTTACCAAGATAATCACGCAGGCGCTTAGCTACACCACTCAGCACTGGGTTACACCTTCGCCGATAGCACAGGTAAAAATCCTTTATGCGGACCAGCCCCATCCACGTGTACCGGTGATGTATGATCCGACGATAGTTATCCTGTTTCAGGGCAAAAAGATTGGCTATGTGGGGGATACCGTTTTTCAGTATGACGCAGAAAACTATTTGTTGATGACAGTGCCGTTACCGTTTGAATGTGAGACGGTTGCCAGTGCTGAACACCCGTTGGTGGGCATCTCTATCCGGATCGATCCGCAGGTACTTCAGGCATTGCTGCTGGATATCGGCGATGATGATAGCGTTATTCGCCCGTGCTCAGGCTCTTGCGGTGTGAACAGTGTGCCGTTCACCGAAGAGATGCTGTGCGCCGTTGAACGCCTCTTCGATGCGATGAAAACCCCCCGTGATGCCCGAGTGCTGGGGCCGATGATCGTCAAAGAGATTACCTATCATATCCTGTGCGGGGAGGGGGGCGCGGCGTTGCAGGCGCTGGTTAACCGCCATACCCATTTCAGCCAGATCGCTAAGGCGCTGCGCCGTATTGAAAATCACTATGCGGATAGCCTTAATGTGGAGCAACTGGCGGCAGAAGTAAATATGAGCGTGTCCGCGTTTCATCATAATTTCAAGGCGGTAACCAATACCTCACCGCTGCAATACCTGAAGTCTTACCGGCTGCACAAAGCGCGCCTGATGATGCTCAATGACGGCGTGAGGGCAGGAGCGGCGGCGGTGCGCGTTGGGTATGAAAGCGTGTCGCAATTCAGTCGGGAATTTAAACGCTACTTTGGCGCAACGCCAGGTGATGAAGTGGCGCGACTGAAAGTCACCAATATGGCGGTTGAAGAGAGCTGA
- the yqhD gene encoding alcohol dehydrogenase, with protein MQNFTLHTPTKILFGEGKIAEIGKEIPADARILITYGGGSIKRNGVLDQVYQALEGRDVREFGGIEPNPSYETLMKAVEVVRAEDIDFLLAVGGGSVADGTKFIAAAAHYEAAQDPWHILETTGAQVTNAVKMACVLTLPATGSESNNGAVISRKTTGDKLPFFSPYTFPLFAVLDPVVTYSLPPRQVANGVVDAFVHTVEQYLTYPVDAKVQDRFSEGLLLTLIEEGPRALTEPENYKVRANVMWSATMALNGLIGAGVPQDWATHMMGHELTALHGLDHAQTLAIVLPSLLQAKKAQKRAKLLHVWDLREGSEEQRIDGAIAATRAFFEKMGVPTHMADYQLDGSTIPTLVAKLKEHGMTALGEHADITPEVSQKIYEAAR; from the coding sequence ATGCAAAATTTCACACTTCATACCCCGACCAAAATTCTGTTTGGTGAAGGCAAAATTGCCGAAATAGGCAAAGAAATTCCTGCTGATGCGCGCATCCTAATCACTTACGGTGGCGGTAGCATCAAGCGTAACGGCGTACTGGATCAGGTTTATCAGGCGCTGGAAGGCCGTGATGTGCGTGAATTCGGCGGTATCGAACCGAACCCGTCTTATGAAACGCTGATGAAAGCCGTTGAGGTGGTACGTGCCGAAGACATCGACTTTCTGCTCGCAGTGGGCGGTGGCTCCGTCGCCGATGGCACCAAATTTATCGCTGCCGCTGCACACTATGAAGCCGCGCAAGATCCCTGGCATATTTTGGAAACCACCGGCGCACAGGTGACCAATGCCGTGAAAATGGCTTGCGTGCTGACTCTGCCAGCAACCGGTTCTGAATCTAACAATGGTGCTGTTATCAGTCGTAAAACCACGGGTGATAAGCTGCCCTTCTTCTCCCCCTACACCTTCCCCCTGTTTGCCGTGCTCGATCCGGTCGTTACCTACAGTTTGCCGCCGCGCCAGGTTGCCAACGGCGTTGTCGATGCGTTTGTGCATACCGTTGAGCAGTACCTGACCTATCCGGTAGATGCCAAAGTGCAGGATCGTTTTTCTGAAGGTTTGCTGTTAACGCTGATTGAAGAAGGCCCACGTGCGCTGACCGAACCGGAAAATTACAAAGTCCGGGCCAACGTGATGTGGAGTGCCACCATGGCGCTAAACGGGCTGATTGGTGCTGGCGTGCCGCAGGATTGGGCTACCCATATGATGGGCCATGAATTGACCGCATTGCACGGGCTTGACCATGCGCAAACGCTGGCGATCGTGTTACCTAGCCTGCTGCAAGCGAAAAAAGCGCAAAAGCGTGCCAAACTGCTGCACGTGTGGGATTTGCGTGAAGGTAGCGAAGAGCAGCGCATTGATGGTGCTATCGCGGCCACGCGTGCATTCTTCGAGAAAATGGGCGTGCCAACCCACATGGCGGATTATCAATTGGATGGCAGCACCATTCCGACGCTGGTTGCCAAACTGAAAGAGCACGGCATGACGGCGCTCGGGGAACACGCGGATATTACGCCGGAAGTGAGTCAGAAGATCTACGAAGCGGCACGTTAA
- a CDS encoding NADH:flavin oxidoreductase yields MSDNILFTPFTFKGLQLPNRIVMAPMTRGMAKAGVPGAENAEYYRRRAQGNVGLILTEGTVVNRPASRNMAGIPFFHGDAALAGWQGVADAVHAAGGKIGPQIWHTGSTRAGEWEPEAPVESPSGLVGPDAPRGVVMSEEDIADTVSAFAQAAADAKRLGFDTLELHGAHGYLIDQFFWPGTNKRTDAYGGATIRERSRFAADIVRAVRAAVGPDFPLILRVSQWKQQDYKARLATSPQEMTEWLAPLVEAGVDILHCSQRRFWEPEFPEIDGEQGLNFAGWAKKLTGAATISVGSVGLSSDFFAAFGGEGSGAAALDNLYTRMERDEFDLIAVGRVLLSDAHWAEKVESGQTGSLRGFNAADLAVLA; encoded by the coding sequence ATGTCAGACAATATCTTGTTCACTCCCTTTACGTTTAAAGGGTTGCAACTGCCTAACCGAATCGTGATGGCACCGATGACGCGGGGTATGGCGAAAGCGGGAGTTCCTGGCGCTGAAAATGCGGAATATTATCGTCGTCGCGCACAAGGCAACGTAGGGCTTATCCTGACGGAAGGCACGGTGGTGAACCGTCCTGCTTCGCGCAATATGGCGGGTATCCCTTTTTTCCATGGTGACGCTGCGCTGGCCGGGTGGCAGGGTGTTGCCGATGCCGTTCATGCGGCAGGCGGTAAAATTGGCCCTCAAATTTGGCACACGGGCTCGACACGCGCGGGAGAGTGGGAGCCGGAAGCGCCAGTGGAAAGCCCTTCAGGGCTGGTTGGACCGGATGCTCCGCGCGGCGTGGTGATGAGCGAGGAGGATATCGCTGACACCGTGTCCGCCTTTGCCCAAGCGGCAGCGGATGCCAAACGGTTAGGGTTTGATACGCTGGAACTGCACGGTGCACATGGTTATCTGATTGACCAGTTCTTCTGGCCGGGAACCAATAAACGTACCGATGCTTACGGCGGAGCAACCATCCGTGAGCGTTCTCGCTTTGCGGCGGACATCGTGCGTGCCGTTCGCGCGGCCGTTGGTCCTGATTTCCCGCTGATCCTGCGCGTCAGCCAGTGGAAACAGCAGGATTATAAAGCGCGTCTGGCAACCTCACCGCAAGAAATGACGGAGTGGTTGGCGCCGCTGGTTGAGGCGGGCGTTGATATTCTGCACTGCTCTCAACGTCGCTTCTGGGAGCCGGAGTTCCCGGAAATTGACGGCGAGCAGGGGTTGAATTTTGCCGGCTGGGCGAAGAAGTTAACCGGTGCTGCCACTATCAGCGTCGGGTCGGTGGGATTAAGCTCTGACTTTTTTGCTGCCTTTGGCGGTGAAGGATCGGGTGCGGCGGCTTTGGATAACCTGTATACGCGTATGGAGCGGGACGAATTTGATCTGATTGCCGTAGGGCGGGTTCTGCTTTCTGATGCGCACTGGGCAGAAAAAGTTGAGTCGGGCCAGACGGGTTCTCTACGCGGATTTAATGCGGCTGATTTGGCCGTACTTGCCTAA
- a CDS encoding MarR family winged helix-turn-helix transcriptional regulator: MKNTDTSQGCTNLKLRQLTRMVTRHYDHYVATCGLKNTQYALLSYAVSLEPVRPVDLARHMQMDASTLTRNMQPLVAQGWLTICAGNDARSRRIEVTTAGREKQAQAQRVWQEAQLTIVAQLGAERVAALHQLLEECIDCLDNGGEDASEPPHQCP; this comes from the coding sequence ATGAAAAACACAGACACGTCTCAGGGCTGTACCAACCTCAAGCTGCGCCAGCTTACGCGGATGGTGACGCGACATTACGATCATTACGTTGCGACATGCGGGTTGAAAAATACCCAGTATGCGCTGTTGTCGTATGCAGTGAGCCTGGAGCCTGTCCGCCCCGTCGATCTGGCCCGACACATGCAAATGGATGCCTCTACGTTAACACGTAATATGCAGCCTTTGGTTGCGCAAGGATGGCTAACAATTTGTGCCGGGAATGACGCTCGCAGTCGTCGGATTGAAGTGACGACGGCAGGGCGTGAGAAACAGGCGCAAGCGCAACGGGTGTGGCAGGAGGCGCAGTTGACGATCGTGGCACAACTGGGGGCTGAACGGGTGGCTGCGCTGCATCAACTGCTTGAAGAGTGCATTGATTGCCTTGATAACGGCGGCGAAGATGCCTCCGAGCCACCTCACCAATGCCCTTGA
- the pykF gene encoding pyruvate kinase PykF — translation MKKTKIVCTIGPKTESEEMLTNMLNAGMNVMRLNFSHGDYAEHGQRIKNMRAVIEKTGKQAAILLDTKGPEIRTMKLENGADVSLVAGQTFTFTTDQTVIGNKERVAVTYEGFATDLSVGNTVLVDDGLIGMEVTAINNGEVVCKVLNTGDLGEKKGVNLPGVSIQLPALAEKDKSDLVFGCEQGVDFVAASFIRKRSDVEEIRAHLKAHGGENIQIISKIENQEGLNNFDDILEASDGIMVARGDLGVEIPVEEVIFAQKMMIEKCNKARKVVITATQMLDSMIKNPRPTRAEAGDVANAIIDGTDAVMLSGESAKGKYPLEAVTIMATICQRTDVVMNARLDAQQDSAKMRITEAVCRGAVETAEKLDAPLIVVATSGGKSAKSIRKYFPHARILALTTNAITARQLLLSKGVDTLLVSEIASTDDFYRIGKEAALKSGYAQPGDVVVMVSGALVSSGTTNTASVHRL, via the coding sequence ATGAAAAAGACTAAAATCGTTTGTACTATCGGTCCGAAAACCGAATCAGAGGAAATGCTGACCAACATGCTGAATGCGGGCATGAATGTGATGCGTCTTAACTTCTCACACGGGGATTATGCTGAGCACGGGCAGCGTATCAAAAACATGCGCGCGGTTATCGAGAAGACGGGTAAACAAGCCGCCATTCTGCTGGATACCAAAGGGCCAGAAATCCGTACCATGAAACTGGAAAACGGTGCGGACGTTAGCCTGGTCGCAGGACAGACCTTTACCTTCACCACTGACCAAACGGTTATCGGTAACAAAGAACGCGTTGCGGTCACCTACGAAGGTTTCGCCACTGACCTGTCCGTCGGCAACACCGTTCTGGTGGATGATGGCCTGATTGGTATGGAAGTCACCGCCATTAACAATGGTGAAGTGGTTTGTAAAGTGCTGAACACCGGCGACCTGGGTGAGAAGAAAGGCGTGAACCTGCCGGGCGTATCTATTCAGTTGCCTGCACTGGCTGAAAAAGATAAGAGCGATTTGGTTTTCGGCTGTGAACAAGGCGTTGACTTCGTGGCGGCCTCCTTCATTCGTAAACGTTCAGACGTTGAAGAGATCCGCGCACACCTGAAAGCGCACGGTGGCGAAAACATTCAGATCATCTCCAAAATCGAAAACCAGGAAGGTCTGAACAACTTTGACGACATTCTGGAAGCGTCTGACGGCATCATGGTTGCCCGTGGCGACCTGGGTGTGGAAATTCCGGTTGAAGAGGTTATCTTCGCGCAGAAGATGATGATCGAGAAATGCAACAAAGCACGTAAAGTGGTTATCACTGCCACCCAAATGCTGGATTCCATGATCAAGAACCCGCGCCCAACCCGCGCAGAAGCAGGCGACGTGGCCAACGCCATTATCGATGGCACTGATGCAGTGATGTTGTCTGGCGAAAGTGCCAAAGGGAAATACCCGCTGGAAGCCGTCACCATCATGGCAACCATCTGCCAGCGCACTGACGTGGTCATGAATGCACGTCTGGATGCACAGCAAGACTCTGCCAAAATGCGCATCACCGAAGCGGTATGCCGCGGCGCAGTAGAAACCGCAGAAAAGCTGGATGCGCCGCTAATCGTGGTAGCGACCAGCGGCGGTAAATCTGCGAAATCTATCCGCAAATACTTCCCGCACGCGCGTATTCTGGCACTGACCACCAATGCCATCACGGCGCGTCAATTGCTGCTGAGCAAAGGCGTTGATACGCTGCTGGTGAGCGAAATCGCTTCTACCGACGACTTCTACCGCATTGGTAAAGAAGCGGCGCTGAAAAGCGGTTACGCACAGCCGGGTGATGTTGTTGTCATGGTTTCTGGTGCACTGGTTTCCAGTGGCACGACCAACACGGCATCCGTGCACCGTCTCTGA
- a CDS encoding major outer membrane lipoprotein, giving the protein MNRTKLVLGAVILGSTLLAGCSSNAKIDQLSSDVQTLNAKVDQLSNDVNAIRADVQAAKDDAARANQRLDNQVRTYKK; this is encoded by the coding sequence ATGAATCGTACTAAACTGGTACTGGGCGCGGTAATCTTGGGTTCTACTCTGCTGGCAGGCTGCTCCAGCAATGCTAAAATTGACCAACTGTCTTCTGACGTTCAGACTCTGAACGCTAAAGTTGATCAACTGAGCAACGACGTGAACGCAATCCGCGCTGATGTACAGGCTGCTAAAGATGACGCAGCTCGTGCTAACCAGCGTCTGGACAACCAAGTTCGTACTTACAAAAAGTAA
- a CDS encoding L,D-transpeptidase family protein, whose protein sequence is MKRMFTFLGMVLATYLVGSSAASATEYPLPPAGSRLIGENIAYPVPHDGRPLEAIASDFKIGLLNMLEANPGTDPYLPTPGSTLTIPTQMLLPDTPREGIVVNLAELRLYYYPKGKGTVIVFPIGIGQQGRNTPLMVTSVSEKRANPTWTPTANIRKRYLEEEGIKLPAVVPAGPDNPMGLHALRLAAHGGVYLLHGTNANFGIGMRVSSGCIRLRADDIEWLFNNVPVGTRVQIINDAVKTSVEPDGKRYIEVHQPLSKSAKDDPQTMAIPLNKQIQSFIHAVETDSQMVGDAIVRRSGMPILVSTGQSVEHFQEPALTAPETHQAAPISSANASQ, encoded by the coding sequence ATGAAGCGTATGTTTACATTTTTGGGTATGGTACTGGCGACCTACCTGGTAGGAAGCTCGGCGGCGAGCGCCACCGAATACCCATTACCCCCGGCTGGTAGCCGACTGATCGGTGAGAACATTGCCTACCCGGTGCCGCATGATGGTCGGCCGCTGGAAGCTATTGCGTCCGATTTTAAAATCGGCTTGTTGAATATGCTGGAAGCCAATCCCGGCACCGATCCCTATTTGCCGACGCCGGGATCCACCTTGACCATCCCGACGCAGATGCTGCTGCCGGATACGCCGCGTGAGGGCATTGTGGTCAATCTGGCTGAACTGCGCCTTTACTATTATCCAAAAGGGAAGGGTACCGTTATCGTTTTCCCGATCGGTATCGGTCAGCAGGGGCGTAATACCCCGTTGATGGTGACGTCAGTCAGTGAAAAACGGGCTAATCCGACCTGGACGCCGACGGCCAACATCCGTAAGCGCTATCTGGAAGAAGAGGGCATCAAACTCCCGGCGGTGGTTCCTGCGGGGCCGGATAATCCGATGGGGCTGCATGCCCTGCGTCTGGCGGCCCATGGCGGTGTCTATTTGCTGCACGGCACTAACGCTAATTTTGGTATTGGCATGCGTGTCAGTTCCGGCTGTATTCGTCTGCGTGCCGATGACATTGAATGGTTATTTAATAATGTGCCGGTAGGCACTCGCGTGCAGATCATTAATGACGCGGTGAAAACCTCGGTTGAACCTGACGGCAAACGTTATATTGAAGTGCATCAGCCGCTGTCTAAATCCGCCAAGGACGATCCGCAAACCATGGCAATCCCGCTGAATAAACAGATTCAGAGCTTTATTCATGCGGTGGAAACGGATAGCCAAATGGTGGGTGATGCGATTGTGCGCCGTTCCGGGATGCCGATTCTGGTCAGCACCGGGCAAAGCGTCGAGCATTTTCAGGAACCTGCGTTAACGGCACCTGAAACGCATCAGGCTGCGCCAATCTCTTCAGCCAATGCATCGCAGTAA